The Anopheles moucheti chromosome 3, idAnoMoucSN_F20_07, whole genome shotgun sequence genome contains the following window.
GTAACCAACATCCACTCGGAGGTGTTTGCCGACGATGCGCTCAAGGCTAGTCTGGAGGAACTGTTTCGCACGTTTTCCGAAAACACCACCTTCCAGTGGCTGAAGAGTTTTCGCCGGTTGCGCGTCAACTACGACAGTGCGCTGGCAGCGGCAAATGCGCGCATTCGGTTGCATCAGTACCCGTTCGGAAAGTCCGTCATAAATTGCTATCTGGCTCAACCGGTGACGCCGGTGTCGAACACAAACCTTAAACCGCCCGCACCTGTCAAGCAGTTCCTTATATCGCCACCGGCATCGCCGCCGGCTGGCTGGGAACCGGCTGAGGAGGGCGAACCGCTCGTTAACCATGACCTGTTGGCAGCGTTGGCCAGCTTAACGCCGGGCGAAAGTCATGAAATTCACGCGCAATCCGAAAAGCATCCGGGCATCATTTTACACACTGCAGCTGAGCAGCtggaagcggcagcagcggccGCAGCGGAAGGGGCGGATGACGATGAGACGGGCGCGAAATCTTCTAGCATGGGCAGCAGTTTCGAGGACGATGATCCGGACAAGGAAAACTCACCGGTCGTTGGAACGAATGCGCGCAAACCTCGTATCATGCAAACACGCTGCCCAGAGCGCAAAAGTTCCACCTAGATTGGTTGTTCAGCCCGGTCGTCAATCGATCGAAGCGAAAGGTTAAAGTTTCAAAATGGATCTGAAACCGAATGAAAGAGTTTGTTGCAATTGCGAACCTAAGAGCGAATCCCCCTTTGCGATAGGTGGATCAAAAGATATTGTTGGGCTTTATTGTAGCAAATGGAACAAGATCATGTAAAAATGTACTATCCCACAATTGTTCATTCTTGAGCTCGTTCTCCGTTCCTGAAGCTTATTCGCATTCGTGTCATGATCTCGCGATTTAGGAGGGAATCTACATGTCTGTTTGTCCGCGGACAGCGTAATATGGAACGGCAGGCAAGCTAGTTTTGTAATTATATCCAACAGTGATCGTACGGTACGCACCTTTCTGTCTAATGTTGATGATAGGTTATCGGTttcggtttattttttatgttgataAGGTTTGCGTGTTAGATATATCGGTCGAGTAAGCGTATAACTTCTTCGTGTTAGGTACATTAGACAGCGTCAGTATCAATCAAAGTTGATTTGATTGTGTTGCTCTTATATTGGTTTACTTTTCTTAATGGCTGTAAAAATGgttatatataaaaaaaacaaatcatctcATTGCCCATATTATGTTCTTCTCTCTTTCCACATTTTCGAGTTTAATTAtcttgaaaataaatcaatttgtattttatttgtttgttaaacattcaaatttaTGTTAATGCGTTAAGTTATGCTTTAACTCTTGTGCATGTTTTGGGAATAGaaattttcttcattctttaaaataatttgataaTCGCTATGTATGCCGTTGGCTTATGTTCATAACTCACCGCTGGAGATGTGCTCTTTgttatttacaaacaaaatcaaaaatatgAAGCATATCGAAGTGTTTTAAGGCGAAAGTCAGAATCCTAACAAAAGTACATACAGCTGGCACAAGCCACTATATCTATTCAAGACGTTTgattttgcatacaaaaagaGCATGCGTTGTGCGGGAACCAAAgtttgtaaaacaataacCAACAGCGTTGTTACATAACAAGTCCATGGGTGTGTTTTGCTGGGAGGAATTCTTGTTCCATCATTATCTAACGCAGTGTTGATACCAAAATGCTGGAGGAGAAACCGTAAATATACATCTTCGATTCCAAAATTCCTAATCCGTACGACGGGTTTGTTCCTCCACGCCCTTTTCCATGGTGTTGTCCTTCTAGCGAAGCGATTCACTAAATCGAATCGACTGTATTGAAAGTCGTCGTGTGAGATGGGTCTGATGTTTATGTGCTTATGTGTAAATTGTATTCAAGGAAGAATAACGATGTTGTTGCTATCGGATGTGTTACTTTTCCCGTTTCCTATCTACTTAGAGATGAAAACTGCATGTACACATTTATATGCTCTCGGACTCAACgctcagtgtgtgtgtgtccgccAGGCGTGTTTTATAGCTGTTATATCTATTCGACGATGACGAGCTAAGAGGTTCGTTTGTGTTGTGCTCATCTAAAATGTTTGTCCTGTGTAATGGTGGTTCGGGTTTGGAGCGTTTTTTTCTATATATTTTTCTACGCTATTACTACGCAACACGATGTACCGCACAGAAGGCACATTACCACACTGGCCATCAACAAAACATCACCTGGTCAACCTTTTGATCCCCTAACAGTGTGTGTACAATAGACATAACGATACCCAGTAGAACCTTTTGAAGGGGATCTTTTGGTAAAGACAGGGCACTATATTGTCACAGTACTTCCAATATTTATCGTAACGAGATATTAAACGTTGAACTGATCACACGGATACCGGTAAAAGGGACGAACCAAACCGATGCATAACATAATgcaaagtaaaacaatattttagtTAGTGCTACGGACGAAACGTGAATGCTAACTAACTAGTGTGTTATACAATGAATACAAATGGCTTTAGCGGTAGACAAAATTATAGACACACGATTTGAGTTCAAGCAACAAACCATACAATTCACTATAAAGGTCTTTGGAATTGATTAGAAAGTGTGAGCTGATTGGTAAAATATGCCCGGTTTTATTCATCCAATAGATGAGTGTAATGGGAATGAGGAGTAATAAAGCAAAGGTTAGTACCGTGTAATGAACGTGGGAGATATCCAGATGAGAAAAGGATCTCGTTAATTTTATCGTCAAGGCAAACTAGTAGTGTAATAATAGTGAAAATATAGACGAAACGACAAGGAGTGAGAGAACGTGTGTTTGAAGATAAATGACTAGTGTAGAGGAAAACAGATTTAGCAAAACAATATCAAATGAGTTTGGTAAGTGATGgatcaattattattattgatgAGGGGTGCAGCAGATTGAAGGATATTATATACATAACTGTCAAATAAAGTTTGATATAGATTTAAATGGTTTAATGTTATGTTGTTATTGGTTGGTGTTACTGATCGTCACTAACGAATGGAAaactgaacaaaacaaaacacataacaCTACATGGCGGCGACAAAAAAGACGGACAGGGTTTACATTATCGTTTGTTATGTTGGGTGTCGATGGAATTTATGTGTTATGTGTTTCCTCGCATTGCTGCATTTCCATATATTTACAGgttttcatataaaatcaTCCAACCGGAAGGAATTATACACCAAAAGGACATACCGTAGCGACAAAAAACTAATATTAGAAAAACAATTATCTTCATCTATCATCAACAAATACAGAAAGAggtaaattaaaatgaatgaaaacatCCTCACAAGAACGTTTCAGTAAAGTCgtcgtttgcttttcttttattgcaggcttaaaagaagaaattaacaGCATTAGATTTAAACATAACAGAAGCCAGTAACAATGGAGCAGTTTACCCCGAAGGAAGTGCGCATTCTGGAGAGTGCCGAAGACATCCAGGAACGACGTGATCAGGTGTTGAATCGCTACAGCGAATTTAAGCTCGAGACACGCCAGAAGCGCGAAAAGTTGGAAGATTCGCGTCGCTTCCAATACTTCAAGCGCGATTCTGATGAATTGGAAAGTTGGATTAACGAGAAGCTGCAGGCGGCTAGTGAGGAGAGCTACCGCGACCCAACTAACCTGCAGGCGAAAATCCAAAAGCACCAGGCGTTCGAGGCAGAAGTGTCGGCGCATAGCAATGCGATCGTTGTGTTGGACAACACTGGCCAGGAGATGATCAACCAGGGCCATTTCGCGTCGGAAACCATTCAGCGTCGGCTGGAGGAGTTGCAGCGCTTGTGGGAGCTGTTGCTGTCACGTCTGGCCGAAAAGGGTATGAAGCTACAGCAGGCACTAGTGCTGGTGCAGTTCCTTCGCCATTGCGAGGAGGTTATGTTCTGGATCAAGGATAAGGAAGCGTTCGTGACGGCGGATGAGTTCGGGCAGGATCTGGAGCATGTCGAAGTGCTGCAGCGCAAGTTCGACGAGTTCCAGAAAGACATGGCCTCGCAGGAATATCGTGTCACGGAGGTTAATGAGCTGGCCGACAAGCTGCTGTTCGGTGGTCATCCGGAACGGGAAACGATCACGCGCAAGAAGGAGGAACTGAACGAGGCCTGGCAGCGCTTGAAGCAGCTGGCCATATTGCGCCAGGAGAAGCTGTTCGGGGCACACGAAATCCAGCGTTTCAACCGCGATGCGGATGAGACGGTTGCGTGGATCGCTGAGAAGGATGTCGTGCTGTCGTCCGATGATTACGGGCGCGATCTGGCCAGCGTGCAAGCGCTGCAGCGCAAACACGAAGGTGTGGAGCGTGATCTGGCAGCACTCGAAGACAAGGTGGCCGCTCTCGGTACCGAGGCCGGGCGCCTGTGCAGCATTCACGCCGATCACAGCGAACAGATTCGTGAGAAGCAGGCAGAGATCGCTGCGTACTGGCAGTCGCTGACCGCGAAGGCTAAGGAGCGCAAGCAGAAACTCGACGAGTCCTACTTCTTGCACCGTTTCCTGGCCGATTTCCGCGATCTGGTATCGTGGATCAATGGCATGAAGGCGATCATCTCCGCGGACGAACTGGCAAAGGATGTTGCCGGGGCGGAGGCGCTTCTGGAACGCCACCAAGAACATAAGGGCGAGATCGATGCACGCGTGGACAGCTTTAAGCTGACCACGGAGGCCGGCCGGCAGCTGCTCGAGCGCGAGCATTATGCCGCGGCCGAGGTGCAGGAGAAGCTGGCTGCGCTCGAGAATGATAAGAGCTCGCTACTGGTTTTGTGGGAGGACCGCCGCATCCTGTATGAGCAGTGCATGGATCTGCAGCTGTTCTACCGCGACACCGAGCAGGCTGACACGTGGATGGCGAAGCAGGAAGCTTTCCTCGCTAACGAGGATCTGGGCGATACACTCGATTCCGTCGAGGCGCTGATCAAGAAGCATGAAGATTTCGAGAAGAGTTTGGCAGCCCAGGAGGAAAAGATTAAGGCGCTGGACGTGTTCGCAACGAAGCTGATCGACGGTCAGCATTATGCTGCGGATGATGTCGCTCAGCGTCGTGCAATGTTGCTGGCGCGCCGTTCCGCTCTGCAAGAGAAATCTTCGGTACGTCAACACCTTCTGGAGGATTCGAACTCTCTGCAACAGTTTGAGCGCGACTGTGACGAAACCAAGGGTTGGATTAGCGAGAAGCTAAAGTTCGCTACTGATGACAGCTACCTCGATCCAACCAATCTGAATGGCAAGGTACAAAAGCACACTAACTTCGAGCACGAGCTGACGGTGAACAAGAGCCGCATTGAGGACATCACGGCAACGGGCACGAAGTTGGCCGAGAACGAACACTACGCGGCGGACAAGGTGAATGCTCGCATGCAAGAAATCGTAACATTGTGGGAATCGCTTGTACGGGCCTCGGACAAGAAGGGCTGCAAACTGCAGGAAGCgtcgcaacagcaacagtttaACCGCACTGTCGAGGACATTGAGCTGTGGTTGAGCGAAGTGGAGGGTCAGCTGCTGTCGGAAGACTACGGCAAGGATCTAACTAGCGTGCAAAATTTGCAAAAGAAGCAGGCTCTCCTGGAAGCAGACGTTATGGCCCACCAGGATCGTATTGAGGGCATTAAGGTGGCTGCTAACAAGTTCGTCGAGAGTGGTCACTTCGATGCGGATAATATTCGCGCTAAAGAAGCGGCACTATCGAAGCGCTACGCTGCCTTGGCTGAGCCGATGGCGATCCGTAAGCAACGTTTGCTAGACTCACTGCAGGTGCAACAGTTGTTCCGCGATTTGGAAGACGAAGCGGCGTGGATTCGCGAAAAGGAACCGGTAGCCGCATCAACGAATCGTGGCCGTGATCTGATTGGTGTGCAGAATTTGATTAAGAAGCATCAAGCAGTTCTTGCGGAAATTAATAACCACGAGAGCCG
Protein-coding sequences here:
- the LOC128303868 gene encoding protein sarah codes for the protein MAQATATTTTGTRQQSDAGDELVPTTPTDDENLFINPSDGLPNEHPALPSAYDSDSESNPVADDDLLDDLPTSIIVTNIHSEVFADDALKASLEELFRTFSENTTFQWLKSFRRLRVNYDSALAAANARIRLHQYPFGKSVINCYLAQPVTPVSNTNLKPPAPVKQFLISPPASPPAGWEPAEEGEPLVNHDLLAALASLTPGESHEIHAQSEKHPGIILHTAAEQLEAAAAAAAEGADDDETGAKSSSMGSSFEDDDPDKENSPVVGTNARKPRIMQTRCPERKSST